GTGGATCTGAACGAGAAGATCAGCATCGGTCGCAACCGCACCAAAAGGGTCGGCGGCAACGAAAAGGACAGCATCGGCAGAAACTGGTCCACCAAGGTCGGCAAGAACAAGACCGAGACCATCGGCATGGCCTACATCCAGAACGTGGGTCTGGGCCGGATGGAAAACGTGGGGTTGGGCTACAGCCTGAATGTCGGGTTGATGATGAATACCGTCGTCGGCTTGAACCAGAGCGCCCAGATTAGCAGAAACAAGAGCACCACCGTCGGCAAAACCTATAGCCTGACGGCCGGAGGAAGCAGTGCCCCAGGCGGTGGTGTGCCAATGGCAAACACCTTGGTCGCAGGGGGGGCTCCAGAAGGCAAATCCTCAGGAGGGTCAAACATAACCATGGATGGCGATTCGATCACCCTGACGGTGGGCAAGTCGAGCCTCATGCTCAAGGCCGACGGGACCGTCACGATCAACGGCAAGAACATCGATATCCTTGGATCGGATCACGTGCAGGTCGACTCAAAGCGTGTCGATCTCAATTGAGAATGGATGATGGAAATGCGTCAACCTCCTTATGTTCTTGAGTCCCCCGTAGAGGCAGCGGCCCTGCCGGAAGTGCGAAATCACACGCACTTCCCCAGCCAGTACTTCCAGATGATGGATACCAGTGACAAGGTCTTTCATGTGTTGGTCAGCCGCCTCACTTACGACCTCAGCAACCTGGACGAGCAAAAAAAGCCTCGATTGGCTCGTGAACAGCAAGAATTGGTTCAGTCAGACATGTTCTACAGCAAGGTCAACGCCAGCAGTCTTGTTCAGGAAAGTGATTTTGCACCCTACAAGCCTCGCTGCGACGTTCTCTTTGCACACGCCACAGCCTACGCGCCCGATGGGAAACAAGCCACACGCTGGCCCGTCGGCGTAAAAATAGGCGAATGGCGCAAAGTCATGGCCGTGTGCGGACCACGCACCATCCAGCCGGGAGTGCTGGGCTGGAAGCTGAACAATCCTGAACCTGCCATTCAGGTCCCGATACGCTACGAACTCGCCTTCGGCGGCACTTACCAGTGGCCGGAAACCCTCGCTGAGGATGAGGAGCCACAGATCCACGCCAGGTACGAACCTAACCCGATCGGTTGTGGCCTGCTGCACTCACTGTGGCTGAAAAAGGTGCGCCCGCAGATGCTCAAGGCGCCGCAAATGGAAGTGTTCGAACAACCATTCAAGGACCATTGGCTGGAGCGCCTGGACTATCCGGTGATGGGCCTCGGCGCCATTGGTCGTTGGTGGCAACCACGTGTGTCATTCGCCGGCACCTATGACCAGAACTGGAAAGAACATCGCTGGCCCCGCCTGCCTCTGGATTTCGACGCCAACTATTGGAACTGCGCCCCGCAGGATCAGCAGATCGATTACCCAGAAGGTGGAGAAGAGATTCTGCTTGTAGGCCTGACCCCAGGCGGCGGACAATTCCGCGCCTGCCTGCCAGACCGTCCACCCCATGCCTTGGCGCGCCTGCATGCAGGTCCGATCCTGGCGCGCCCGATGCACCTGGACACGCTTATTTTCGACATGCATCGTATGACGCTGACTTGCGTCCACCGTATGCTCATCGCCGCCGATGCCGACGTGCGCGTGCTCGAAATCCGACGCAGGGAAGCATAAAAATGGCCAGCGAAGCCGCTATAGCCAAGGATACGCAGTTTGTGCTGGTCAGCATGCTGCCAGACGTCTGTCTCACTCCCGACAAGAAAGGGAAGCCAATTCCTTATCCCATTACCCATGACATGGGCCAGAGCAAGCAGTGCTCGCCCAACGTGTTCTTTCGCGGTCAGCCGGCCTACCTGCACGAGGAAAGCTACGCCGATAACGTCAAGGGTGACGAACCAGGCGCCGGCAAAGGAGTGGTTTCAGGCACCCATACGAAAATCAGCCGCAGCGAACAGTACAGCCCCAGTGTCTTCATCAACGGCCAGCATCTGGTGCGAACGGGCGACAAGGTATGGATGAACCGGGCCGACCCGGGCAACGCCGTTGGCACTAACGCCGCCAGCAGCAAGAAAGCCCGCTGGGACTGCCGCAAAGGTCAGATCACTGCGGCCAAGGACCAGCTGGAGGATATGCCCGAGGGCCCAGAAAAGGATCGCTTGCAAGCGGCCACGGAACGCTTCGAGCGCAATAACGTGGCGGTGGAGCACGCGCGACTTTCGCAGGCTGTTTACGATCCCAGTCAGCCTCCTCCCGAAGGCTGGATCGATATCAGCAACGATCCGGAAAAGTTGGCGCAATACAATTTGGATCCTGATGACCTTAGCGCAGAAGGCTCCAATTTCCGAGCTGCAGTTTATGAACCTGATCCAGCTGTGTTCGGTTCGGATATGAAGCCAACGGTTGCCTTCAAGGGAACGCAAAATGGTGAGGACTGGAAAAATAATCTTGCGCAGGGCATAGATCGACAATCGGACTATTACGAGAACGCTGTCCAAATCGGAAAGGATATTAAACGATCTGGAGCCCTTGTCGATATTACCGGGCACTCCTTGGGGGGAGGCTTGGCTTCTGCTGCCTCGCAAGCCAGCGGCAGGCCGGCCACTACATTCAACGCCGCTGGACTGCACGACAATACGGTGGAGCGTTATGGAGGCGTTGTACACCAGACGGATATCCAGGCCTATCGTGTCGATGGTGAGATACTGACCGGCATTCAAGAGCCGGGCTGGGGCGGTACGGCAGCCGCCGCCGGCGCGGGCTTTTCTCTGGGTGGTGTCAAGGGGGCTGCTATCGGCGTACTGGCACGCTGGGGTCTTGCAGCCGTGATGCCCGACTCTGTAGGTACGCCGCACACATTAGAGGGCAAAGGCCTGGACCCCATTGATCGACATTTGATGCCTCAAGTCATCGACTCGATTGAGGAGCAGAAGTCCGAAGACCAACAGGTCTTAGCCTCAGCTACCGGGAAAACATGCCAATGAAAGCATCACTGCTACACAAAATGCCCTTCTTGCTCTCACGCCGCAATTGGCTGATTCTTGGCGTAACGCTTTTGCTCACCGCCTGCTTTCCAGGCAATGGTCAAGGAAACCGCTTTATGAACCATTCATACCCCGCCAGCACCTTCTTCAAAGGCCACTATCTGCTGCTGGCCCAGGCGATCGAACGCAACGATATGGCTCAGCTAAGGCAGCTGGCAGAGGGTCAGGACCTTAGTCTTAAAGGCGAAAAGGACATGGACCTGATGTGGTTTGCTATCGCCCACGAAAACTTCGATGCCATCCAAGCATTAGTGGAACTGGGTGTTAATCCGGACGCACAAATAGCACAAGGTATCGGCAGCGCCTTGCAATTTACCTTTATGAAGCACGATGACACCCGCTACCTCAAGGCCATGCTCGACGGGGGATTATCACCGAATCATCAGTACCCTGGGCAAAAACTGATGCTTCAGCGTGGGGTATTCGGCGGGCTGGAACATGTCAAATTGTTATTGGAGCACGGTACCCGTATCGATGACCGTGACAGCATCGGGAGGACAGCGCTCCACGAAGCCAGCACCAGAATGAAGCCCGACATTGCCATTTACTTGGTGCAACAGGGTGCAGAATTCAATACATACACAGCCGTAGGGTCTTCCATAGCCTGGGGGGTTTATCTCGACATCAACGATACCCGCCCCGGCAACCCCATCCATACCCAATTCCTCGAACTACGCGACCTGATGATCGAAAAAGGCGCCAAGTGGCCGCCAGATTCGCCTATCGAGGTCCGTGACCAGATGCGCGCTCGCGGGGAAAACCCGCCCGTACCTCCGGGACAGCCGCGCTGACATGGCGCCTGCAGAGAACCCATTGCTCACAACACGGCAAGCAATACACCCACTCACCATTTATCTTGAGAGCTGAAAATCCGATGATCATCTTCCCCCGTTTCAATCATCAGGCCGCACGGGTCCTCACTTTGTTGGTCTGCCTGGTTGCTATTCCCCAGGCTCAGTCAGTCGAGGGCACATCGCCCCCGAACATTGTGTTTGCTGAGACCAACTACCAACTGGCCTGGCAGTCGAACCCGACTCCGGGTTACAGCAAACACGAGTTCCTGCCCCAGGGCCAGGAACTCCCGTATTACCACAACATGCTGCTGGTGGAGCAATTGACGAATGGCATGACAGTGCCCCAGGTCGTGCAGAGCCAGATCGAGCTCGTCACCGAGCGCAAGCAAAGCGATCCGGTCGCCCAGCATCGCATCATGAACAATGAACAAACCGGAGAGTTCCTGCTGGACTTCCTGCTCAGCGCGGCAGATTCCGAGCACGGCACCATCATCGAGTGGAACGTCTACCGCTATATCCCGCAGCAAAGTGCCGACGGCAGTGAAGGGGTCTTGCTTTTGGGCTACAGCGCCCGCGCCTATGGCGACGAGGAGGGGCGAAGCTTCTTGATTGAGCTGCAGGAAAGCCGGCCACAAATAATCCAGGCACTCGTCTCGCTCAGCGTTCCAGAACACATAGGCACCACAGCCGAGCGCTGATAAACCTATTACATAGGCAACCGTCGCCATGTCGATTACTCTGGCCCCCATTACCGTCCGCGCATACAGGCCCGTAGCGCTGCCCAACGGCAACGCGGTCATTGTCGACCCGCGGGAGAGCAGCGTTTTGCTGGAAACGTACAGCCCGCAAAACCCTGACACCATGCTGATGAGTGAGGCGCTGAACTACGAGCAGTATGCGCAAATGCGGGCAGAAAACCCCGACATTGCCTTTCCGGAGTTGGTCAAGCCCGTGCCAGCCGACCAGCAGGGGCAGGACAGCACGCAAGCACAACAAGGTCGCATTCAACCCAATAATTATCCCCAGCCCGGACCTATTGGCAACACCACTGGCATTATTGTCCCGAAGACCAGTGCCGCCCCAGCCGGAGCTCCGGGTAACCCCTCAGGCGGCGCGGAAACCGAAGCCGAAAGTGGCTGGTGGAAAAGCTGGGGGTCAGCTGTCACGCACGGTGTGCTGGATGTGGTCGGGCTGGTACCAGTCTTGGGTATACCAGCGGACCTTACCAATGCCGCGATTTATGCCGCTGAACGCGAGTATGTGGATGCCGGTCTCAGCGCCGCAGCCGCTATTCCCTTTTTCGGATGGGGAGCCACCGCAGTCAAGAGGGGCAGGCAGGTCGGTAATGCCGTAGACGCTACGCGCGCAGCCCAGACAGGTACTGAAGCCGCCGTCACAGGCGGGCGCCAGGGGGCTGAAGCAGTTGGTAACGCATCGGCCAGGAACACCGGAAGTCCCTCGTCCACAGGTGGCCGAGTTGACGGCAACACCCCCCCCAACAACAGGGACGGCCAAGCCAATAGGCCCTGCGCCTGCTGAACGCACTTATGAACAAGGATGAACCATGAGTATCACGCCGCCCAATATTCAATTGGCAACCGGTGCCTGCGTGCTGCAAGGCGAGGACGAACTCGATTTCACGCTCGACGGCGCTTTTGCCTTGCAATGGCAGCGCACCTACCTCTCAAACAACGACGACTGCGGCCTGCTCGGCCCAGGCTGGACGCTACCGTTGTCGTTTGCGCTGGAGCGCAGCGACAGCCATCTGTTTTTCATCGATCTGCAAGGTCGCCGCACGCAGTTTCCACTGCTCGACGTCGGAGAGCGTTTCTTCTCGCGCTTCGAGCATACGACCCTGTTGCGCAGCGCTGAACAGCAGTATGAGCTGATCACCCCCGAAGGCCTGCGACTACTATTCTCACCGCTGGCCTCTCCTGGCTACACGAACACGACCGACGCTTTACGCCTGCCGCTGCAAGGCCTGCGCGACCCCAACGGCAATGGCTGGCACCTGCAATACGACGCCCGTGGCCTGCCATTGGAACTCGAAGGCACGGATGGCTACCGGGTGGCTTTCGTTTATGACGATGGCTTCGATTCGCCGCGTCTGCGCGAGGTGCGCTATCTGGCCGACACCGGTGCCGCCAACAACTTCTTCTCCCGTTCCTCACGCCTGCTGGTGGAGTACCGCTACAACAGCACAGGTGACCTGACCGCCGTGCTTGATGCTGAAGGTCGATATTGTCGACGCTTCGATTATGCCAATCACACCCTCAGTGCCCATTGGCAGCCGTCGGGTCAAGTCGTCCGTTTCGGCTGGTCAGCGCACCACCCCGACGGCCAGGTGCTGTCGGTGCAAACATCGAGTGAACGCCAGTGGTGGCTGCACTACGATACTGCCGAACGCAGCACCCGAATCACCGAACAGTCTGAAGGTCTGTCACGTTTCAGCATCCAGTACTTCGATGCCGAGCAGCGCCTCATCGCCCTGCACGATGCCTTGGGCAACATCACCCGTTCCGAGCGCGACGCATTTGGTCACGTCATTGCTCATATCGACCCTCAGGGTGCCACCACGCGCTACAGCTACGATGAGCACGGTAACGTACTCGTCATCACTTGGCCCGACGGCACCATTGATGCGCTTCAGTGGGATGCAAACCTGCGCAAACCTGTGGCCCACACCAACCCGCTTGGACATACTACCCGCTACGACTACGACGCCCGCGGCAATCTGATGCGTGTTACTGCGGCCGATGGCAGCCAGACCACTTACGAACGGGACGCCCGCGGCCTGCCAGTGGCCATCATCGATGCTCATGACAAGCGCAGGATACTGCGTCTGGATGCCATCGGTAGGGTCGTGGAGTACACCGATTGCTCCGGCCAACGCACTCATTATGAGTGGGACATCTACGGCAATCTCGTCGCCTTCACCGATGCTCTGGGCCAGCGCACTCGCTATACCTACCGATTCATCAACCGTCAGGCATGCCTGGTCAAACTCGACCTGCCGGGCGGTAGCTGTGAGCGGTTTGCCTACGATGCCCAGAGCAACCTCATAGCCCACCACGACGCTATGGGCCGCACAACGCGGTACCAGTTCGACAGCGAAGGCCGACCACTTGCACGCACCGATGCCATCGGCCACCGCCTGGACTACCGCTACGATGGTTTTGGCCGGTTGATCACACTGCGCAACGAGAACAACAGCTATTACCACTTTGCCTGGGATAACCTGGATCGCCTGATAGCCGAACAAGGCTTCGACGGTCGCCGCATTGACTACCGCTATGACGCAGCCGGCCATCTGCTGGAAAGCGTTGACGGAGTGCCCGTGGGCGGCCCCATGCTCGGACACGGCTGTACTTCGGTGTTGCGTAGCTATTACCAGCGCGATGCCCTCGGGCGGCTGCTGGAAAAACGTGCCGCCAGGCCCGGCGCCCCAGCGCTGCGCACCCGATACGCCTACGACGACGCTGGTCAGTTGACCCTTGCCCGCAATGCCTTCGCGCGGGTGCAACTGACTTATACGCCCAACGGGCAGATCGCCTGCGAACAGACTCTCAGCCGCTTTGGCACACATACCCAGCTGCGCCATGAATACGACGCCCTGGGCAACCGTATCACCACCACGCTGCCGGATGGCCGCCAACTGAATACGCTGACGTACGGCAGCGGGCACGTTCATCAGATCAACCTCGACTTTCAGGTTATCTGCGACTTCGAGCGCGACTCCTTGCACCGGGAAACAGGCCGCACTCAAGGTGCGCTGCGCAGCCGCTACGAGTTCGACGCCCTGGGCCGGCTGCTCGCCAGTCACACTGAACGTCCCGATGCCGGGCTGCGCCCAGCGAATGAACAGGCGACCGGCCAGCAGCCCAAGGCCACCAGTGCCGGCCAGCGCATCGCCCGCCGTTACCGTTACGACACCACAGGCCAACTCCTTACGCTGGACGACGCCCGCGCGGGCCAAACCCAGTACCGCTACGACGCCATCGGCCGACTGCTTGCGGCAGGCACACCGACGCAACAGGAACATTTCGCCTTCGACCCCGCGCATAACCTGATCGAGTCGGGGGCTGACACGCAAGAATCCGCCGACACACCTGCGGCGATCCACTGGAGTGATGAAGGTTGGATCGAGTACCTGCGCACCCAGCGGCCAAGCTCTAATCATCCGCCTCTGACAGCGCAGGACATGCTACTCGATCCCCGCCAATGGCCTGCCGGCAAGGGCAATCGTCTGGCTGTCTGGCAGGAACATCGCTACGCCTATGATCACTGGGGCAACTGCACTGACAAGCGCAGCGGGCCACACCGTCATCTGCACATGCAGTGGGATGCAGCGCATCAGTTAAGCGCAGTGCGTATCGACGATGCCCGCACCCAGGAATCGCAATACTGGGCTTACGCCTACGACCCCTTCGGCCGGCGCATTGCCAAATGGCACACCAATGAAGCGGGGCAGCGTCCGGCGCCTGAAGCCATCACCCACTTCAGCTGGGACGGCAACCGGCTGCTGACCGAACAGCAGCTGTGCCGCACTCCGGATCAAAGCGAGCCGCAACTGCATCACAAACTTTACGTCTACGAGCCGGACAGCTTCGTGCCCCTTGCCCAGGTCCAGACCGTGCGCGCACCGGACGATCCGGACACCATTCTGCCCGACCCCGAAGAGGCCAGCCTGCAACAGCAATATCCGGACATCTGGGCCGCCAACGTGCTGCCGCTACAGCGGCGCATTGCCGCGCGCCTCAAGAACACCCTGCCCAAAGCCCCCGAACCACCGGCAAGCACAACGCAGATTCTCTACTACCACACCGACCACCTCGGCACCCCGCGAGAACTGACCAATGCCGAGGGCCACATCGTCTGGGAAGCTCGCTACAAGGCCTGGGGCCGCGTACATCAGATCGACTATCCAGCCGTGCCGCACACCATCGCCGACGGCAACACCCAGCGCCAGGTATGGATCGAGATCCCACCCGACGAACGCCCGGTGCAGAACCTCCGCTTTCAGGGGCAGTACCACGACGAAGAGACAGGGCTGCACTACAACCGGTTCAGGTACTATGATCCGGACTGCGGCCGCTTTGCGAGCCAGGATCCGATTGGGTTGGCAGGTGGGGTCAATACTTACCAGTATGCGCCGAATCCGATAAGCTGGATTGATCCGTTGGGGTTGTGTTGTGATGGAGTGGTTACAAAGGGCGCAGGGAAGTCACCCAACATCAATCCTGGAGATGTTGCCAATAGAACCCCCGAGCAAATTGATGCCCTCGCTAGAGAGCGGGGGCTAATCCCGAGAGGCCCTGATCCTCAAGCGGGCAGAGGCGCTTACGTTGATCCTGCAACAGGAAATCAGCGTGTGCTATGTCATACCAACTGCGCAAACCCGCACGCACACGTGAATAATCCACAGGGGCAGCGTTTGGACATTGACGGCAATGTGGTTTTGCCAGAATCTCCAGCAGCTCATTTGCCGATAAATTACCCATAAGGTGACCGGTCATGATGCACGATTGGACGTTGTTGACACTGATAGTTGACTGGGCGAATGGTACGATTACGATTGCGTTTAGAAATTGCCAATCACAGGAAGTGTTTCTGATAGCAGAAGGGCTGATAGACCTGAGAGTGCCTAAGCGAGAAGAATGGGGCGGAAGTGTCTCCGTCAATGAGGTTGACGGGCCGAAGGTGCTTCAGAACGGAAGTTTGTACTTTTCCATAGAAATGCAGTCCGGCGACAAAATAGAGATGGAGGCAAGGTCTATTTCTTTGCCAGACGGTTAGTTTGTCGCAAAGGAGGCAAACCCTCTTGAGGGAACTAAATATACCGACAAGGTTACGCGCCAAATGGAAGGTAAAGACCTTGACCATAATTCCCCGAGCTTAATTGATAAACAAGCTGGTGCGGCCAAGGTCAAAAAGATAACCGGCGGTGATGGTATTGAGCGAACCAAGGTGGAGCTGCCCGGCAGTGTAAACGGTAAAGACGGTAATTTCGAGGGCGGAGAAAAGGGGACAGATTTATTTTAAGGAGGTTGTAGATGCCCAGGATGGGTCGAGTGGTATTGCCGAACTACCCGCACCACGTAGTGCAGCGGGGCCATAATCGTCAAGTGGTGTTTGCTTGCGAGGATGACTTTCAGCGCTACCTGTCAGATATGCGGGAGTTGAAAGAGGCCTTTCAAATCAAGCTTTATGCATGGTGCCTGATGACCAATCATGTGCATCTTCTCGTCTGCCCAGAAAGCGCGGCAGGCCTTGGCCAGTTTATGAAATCGCTGGCAGCCAGAGCTACGCGCGAGGGTGTTCAAAACTCTGTGTCACCGACAGCAGCGTCACAGACTGATGTATTCGTCCAGGCGCTCGGGGAAGTGGATGGCCATCTGCGACAGCGTCAGGTTCCAGTTCTGAACGGGGTGGGTCCAGCGCTCGGATGCCTTGAGTATACCGGCATAGAACAGCTTCAGTAAGGCGTTCTCACTGGCAAAGCCGCCCTTGGTCTTGGTCAGCTTGCGGAACTGGCGATGCACAGCCTCCACCGCATTGGTGGTGTAAATCGCAGTGCGGACGTAATCGGGATATTTGAAGTAGGCCGATAGGGTTGGCCATTTGCCCCGCCAAGACTTGATCACCATTGGATATTTCTCGCCCCATTTGGCTTCCAGTTCATCGAGTGCGATTTCTGCGGCGTTCAGCGTTGCAGCCTTGTAGACGGGCTTCAGATCAGCCATGAAGGCTTTCTGGTTTTTCGATGCGACATACTTCAGCGAGTTGCGGATCTGGTGAATCACGCAATGCTGGATTTCCGTTTTCGGGTAAATGCTCTCGATGGCTTCCGGGAAGCCTTTCAGGCCATCTACACAGGCGATCAGGATGTCCTTAACGCCACGATTGTAGAGGTCTGTCAGCACGGAGAGCCAGTGATGGGCGCCTTCCTGGTCGGACAGATACAGGCCAAGCAGCTCCTTCTTTCCCTCGATGTTCAGGGCGAGAATGGTGTAGATGGCCTTGCTGACGTAACGCCCGTTTTCCTTGATTTTGTAGTGAATGGCGTCAAGCCAGACAATTGGATAGATGACTTCAAGATCACGCTCTCGCCATGCCTGTAGCTCTGGCAGAAGTTTGTCGGTGACAGCATTGATGGTGCCGTTGGACAGCTCAATATCATATAACTCAGCAATGTGAGCGCGGATGTCCTGGTAGCTGTTGCCGAGCGCAAACAGGGCCAGGATTTTGCGCTCCAGCTCATCGGTCAGGTGCGTCTGGTGTTTCTTGATAAGCTGGGGCTCGAAGGTGCCGCTGCGGTCACGGGGCGTCTTCAATTCGAAGCTGCCGACGGGGCCTTTCATGGTCTTGCCAGTCGTGCCATTCTTGCGGTTCGGCGTGGCTTCTTTGGCAAGATGATTGTCCAACTCAGCCTGCATGGCGGCTTCGGTGAGTTGCTTGATCAACGGCGTGAGAATGCCGTCTTTACCGGTCAAATCCTGGCCGTCACGCAGGGCTTGCAGGGCGGCGTCAATGTCGAATGTGGGTTTGCTCATGGTTCACCTCTCTGATGAGTAGATTAAAGAGGTGACACAGAATTATGAACACTACAGATGTTTGGCGCTACGACGGCAGTATCTGGCGACAGTGCGACTTCCCGAGCAATGAGCAACTGGGAACAGTGACGGTTGCCCCCGATGGCAAGGTCTATATCTCCGGTGAAGGCGGCAGCCTGTGGGTGGGGGAGACGGATACCTGGGAGCGGGTTGGTGGCTTGGGCTCCAGTATTCTGTTCAACGACAGTGTGTGGTTCGACGGCATGCTGTGGCTCAGCTCTGATTACCAGCTACGGGTCTGGGATGGCCAGCGGTTACGCCGTCCCACGCATAACGGCAAGGATATTACCCACGCAGGCTTTCTGGATGCCTATGACGGTCTACTGGTGGCGGCCACCCGGCATGAGGTTCATGCCTATGACGGCAGCAACTGGCACTGCCTGGTCAAACCGTATCACCAGGGAGAGAGCTGATGGGGGCGAGCTTTTAATGAAAACAGCGCTATCAATCAAGGTGTCCATTCTACTGTCACGCCGCAACTGGCTGATTCTTGGCTTAACGCTTCTGCTCACTGCCTGCTTTCCAGGCAGTGGCCAAGGTAGCCGTTTTATGAACCATTCATACCCCGCCAGCACCTTCTTCGAGGGCCACTATCTGCTGCTGGCCCGGGCGATCGAACGCAACGACATGGCCCAGCTAAGGCAACTGGCAGAGGGGCAGGACCTAAGTCTTAAAGGCGAAAAGGACATGGACCTGATGTGGTTCGCTATCGCCAACGAAAACTTCGATGCCATCCAAACATTGGTGGAGTTGGGTGTTAATCCGGACGCACAAATAGCACAAGGCATCGGTAGCGCCTTGCAATTTACCTTCATGAAGCACGATGACACTCGTTACCTCAAGGCCATGCTCGACGGGGGGATCTCACCCAATCATCAACACCCACGGCAAGAGCTGATGCTTCAGCGTGGGGTTTTCGGCGGGCTGGAACATGTCAAGCTGTTGCTGGAACGTGGTACCCATATCGATGCCCGTGACAGCATTGGGGGAACTGCATTGCATAGTGCCACTACAAGCGTGGAGCCTGATATTGCAATCTATCTTGTTAATCAAGGTGCCGACTTCAATACCTACAAAACAAATGGATCATCGGTAAGTTGGTCCGTATATCTATCAGTTCAAGATATGCGCCCCGGCAACCCCATCCATACCCAATTCCTCGAACTTCGCGACCTGATGATCGAAAAGGGCGCCAAGTGGCCACCAGATTCGCCTATCGAGGTACGTGACCAGATGCGCGCCCGAGGCGAAAACCCGCCCGTTCCACCCGGACAGCCGCGCTGATCTAACCACTGTCGCGCAGCTTGCTCGTTTAACGGGGTGTTCATCATCGGTGGGCAGATCAGGCTGACACTACTATGATTAGGTTCGAAAACAATTGGGTGCTTCGGATAGACATCCGAGACGCAGCGAATACGGGCCGGAAGCAATGCAACGCCGTGTTCCGGGCGAGCCTATTTCCAACTGCGTTGATGTCCGGACTGAGTAGAGCGCTAGACCTAGCCTCGTGTAGTCATTGCCCAATCAGTCGTGACGCAGTTCAGAGTCTGATGAGATCTCCTGCATCTGTTCGCGGCGCTGGTAAATCCGCTTGCTTAAAGCCAGCAACACTTCATCACGGGCTTCGCTGTATTCCGGCGAGTCTATATCTCGCAGAGCCATGTAACGCTCTTCAAGTCCTAGGATGCTGGCAGATAAGTTGTCGACATAATCAGGGCCGAGATAACCGACCAATGCGCCTAGCCGTTGAATAGTGTGCCGGTACTTGGTCACAGCTTTCAGAAAGCCTTCAGGGTTCGACATGATGCTTTGTCCGATCAGCCAACGGAGATGCAAGGATTCAGCTCCATCTGTATACCCCATACATTCAAAAGCCACCTCCAGTGCCAGAGGGTGACCTTCCAGAACCATTTGTTCGAATTCAGGCGTCCTTTCCGTTATGGGGTGAGTTGCCTGTTGGCTGAAATACTGCATCAGGGCTTGCTGTGTAATCTTGCTTGGTGCACTGGTAAAGGCTTCAAAAGCCGCCAGCGTTTTTTCAGAGTCGCTTTTGGCTGCATTGGCAAACGGGCTTATCAGGCCTGCGGCCAGCATGAACACAAGCAAAACGAGTCCTGGCAACACTGGGCGAGTCGGTGCTTGC
This sequence is a window from Halopseudomonas salegens. Protein-coding genes within it:
- a CDS encoding ankyrin repeat domain-containing protein, whose translation is MKASLLHKMPFLLSRRNWLILGVTLLLTACFPGNGQGNRFMNHSYPASTFFKGHYLLLAQAIERNDMAQLRQLAEGQDLSLKGEKDMDLMWFAIAHENFDAIQALVELGVNPDAQIAQGIGSALQFTFMKHDDTRYLKAMLDGGLSPNHQYPGQKLMLQRGVFGGLEHVKLLLEHGTRIDDRDSIGRTALHEASTRMKPDIAIYLVQQGAEFNTYTAVGSSIAWGVYLDINDTRPGNPIHTQFLELRDLMIEKGAKWPPDSPIEVRDQMRARGENPPVPPGQPR
- a CDS encoding DUF2169 family type VI secretion system accessory protein — encoded protein: MRQPPYVLESPVEAAALPEVRNHTHFPSQYFQMMDTSDKVFHVLVSRLTYDLSNLDEQKKPRLAREQQELVQSDMFYSKVNASSLVQESDFAPYKPRCDVLFAHATAYAPDGKQATRWPVGVKIGEWRKVMAVCGPRTIQPGVLGWKLNNPEPAIQVPIRYELAFGGTYQWPETLAEDEEPQIHARYEPNPIGCGLLHSLWLKKVRPQMLKAPQMEVFEQPFKDHWLERLDYPVMGLGAIGRWWQPRVSFAGTYDQNWKEHRWPRLPLDFDANYWNCAPQDQQIDYPEGGEEILLVGLTPGGGQFRACLPDRPPHALARLHAGPILARPMHLDTLIFDMHRMTLTCVHRMLIAADADVRVLEIRRREA
- a CDS encoding PAAR-like domain-containing protein; this encodes MASEAAIAKDTQFVLVSMLPDVCLTPDKKGKPIPYPITHDMGQSKQCSPNVFFRGQPAYLHEESYADNVKGDEPGAGKGVVSGTHTKISRSEQYSPSVFINGQHLVRTGDKVWMNRADPGNAVGTNAASSKKARWDCRKGQITAAKDQLEDMPEGPEKDRLQAATERFERNNVAVEHARLSQAVYDPSQPPPEGWIDISNDPEKLAQYNLDPDDLSAEGSNFRAAVYEPDPAVFGSDMKPTVAFKGTQNGEDWKNNLAQGIDRQSDYYENAVQIGKDIKRSGALVDITGHSLGGGLASAASQASGRPATTFNAAGLHDNTVERYGGVVHQTDIQAYRVDGEILTGIQEPGWGGTAAAAGAGFSLGGVKGAAIGVLARWGLAAVMPDSVGTPHTLEGKGLDPIDRHLMPQVIDSIEEQKSEDQQVLASATGKTCQ